The DNA segment CCGCTCATCAAACCCTTTCGCGGTCTGCGCCCGGCCCCCGGCCGTGCCGGCGATGTCGCCGCGCCTCCTTACGACGTGCTGTCCACCGCGGAAGCCCGCGTCCGCGCCAATGGCAAGCCGTGGAGCTTCCTGCATATCTCGAAACCCGAAATCGATTTGCCGGCGAATACCGACCCTTATGCACCCGAGGTTTATGCGAAGGCAGCTAGCAATTTGAAAGCCATGCTCGACCAGGGCATTCTGCAACGCGACGACAAGGACTGCTATTACGCTTACCGGCTGACCATGGGATCGCACGTGCAGACTGGCCTGGTGGCCGCGGCAGCGGTGGCCGACTACGACAGCAACCGCATTCGCAAGCATGAGCTCACGCGGCCCGACAAGGAGGACGACCGCGTGCGCCAGATCGAGGCCTTGGGCGCCCAGACCGGCCCGGTGCTGCTCGCCTACCCGAATTCGCACGCAGCCGATGCCTTGATCGCCACGGCGAGCGGCGGCCAGCCCGATGCCGATGCCATCGCCGCCGATGGCATCCGTCATCAGATATGGGTAGTTCGCGATACCGCCCTGATCGGCCAGATCAGCCGCATTTTCGATGCCATGCCAACGCTCTACATCGCCGACGGCCATCATCGCTCCGCTGCCGCCTCGCGCGTTGCAGCGGCCCGGCGCGGCAATGCCGCCGCGCAGCACTTTCTCGCCGTGATCTTCCCGCATCATGAAATGAAGATCATGGACTACAACCGCGTGGTGAAGGACCTGAACGGCATGAGCGAGACGGACTTCCTTGCCCGCAGCAGCGAGCGCTTCGCCATCGAGCCGTCCGCTTCGGCCGTGCATCCGGCGCAACCCGGCGTGTTCGGGCTGTATCTTCCCGGGCGCTGGTTCACGCTGACGGTCAAACCGGAACTGATACCGCACGCCGATCCGGTGGCGCGTCTCGATGTCAGCCTGTTGTCGGACAATCTGCTCGGTCCCGTGTTGAACATCACCGACCTGCGCCGCGACAAGCGCATCGATTTCGTCGGCGGTATCCGGGGTTTGCGCGAACTCGAACAGCGCGTCGACAGCGGCGAAATGGCGGCGGCGTTCGCGCTGCACCCCACGCGCATGACCGAGCTGATGGCCGTGGCCGATGCAGGTGAGATAATGCCGCCCAAGTCGACCTGGTTCGAGCCTAAACTCGCCGATGGACTGGTATCGCACGTACTGGATTGACCTTGCTGGCTGATGGCATATGATTGATACTTGTCCGGGGATCAATGGACGGATAATGTAATCGCATCGCTTTGACCGACTCATCTCTGCAGGGAGCGGGAATGTGGAAGAAGCTTTGGATCAGGCAGGCCATAAAGCGGCTGGACAGCCGCAAGTTGCCGTTGCGCGTGAT comes from the Georgfuchsia toluolica genome and includes:
- a CDS encoding DUF1015 domain-containing protein: MTELTMPLIKPFRGLRPAPGRAGDVAAPPYDVLSTAEARVRANGKPWSFLHISKPEIDLPANTDPYAPEVYAKAASNLKAMLDQGILQRDDKDCYYAYRLTMGSHVQTGLVAAAAVADYDSNRIRKHELTRPDKEDDRVRQIEALGAQTGPVLLAYPNSHAADALIATASGGQPDADAIAADGIRHQIWVVRDTALIGQISRIFDAMPTLYIADGHHRSAAASRVAAARRGNAAAQHFLAVIFPHHEMKIMDYNRVVKDLNGMSETDFLARSSERFAIEPSASAVHPAQPGVFGLYLPGRWFTLTVKPELIPHADPVARLDVSLLSDNLLGPVLNITDLRRDKRIDFVGGIRGLRELEQRVDSGEMAAAFALHPTRMTELMAVADAGEIMPPKSTWFEPKLADGLVSHVLD